Proteins encoded by one window of Fischerella sp. PCC 9605:
- a CDS encoding chlorophyll a/b-binding protein, whose amino-acid sequence MRTNGAIVDDQGKMNNFAIEPRVYVDEQGDRTGFTPYAELLNGRLAMIGFVSLIALEVFTGHGIFGLFGNL is encoded by the coding sequence ATGCGTACAAACGGTGCAATTGTTGACGATCAGGGCAAGATGAACAATTTTGCGATCGAGCCAAGGGTTTATGTAGATGAGCAAGGCGATCGCACTGGCTTTACTCCCTACGCCGAATTGCTCAATGGTCGTTTAGCAATGATAGGCTTTGTGTCTTTGATTGCATTAGAAGTATTTACTGGACACGGCATTTTTGGTCTTTTTGGAAACCTGTAA